From a single Epinephelus fuscoguttatus linkage group LG18, E.fuscoguttatus.final_Chr_v1 genomic region:
- the adra1ab gene encoding alpha-1A adrenergic receptor isoform X1 translates to MFPAENISVFSAADGCPNCSSSTHPEVDVAKAVVLGLVLVVFVVFGVLGNILVILSVLFHNHWRSVTHYFIANLAAADLLLSAAVLPFSATSEALGRWVFGRSFCSVWAALDVLCCTASILSLCVISIDRYLAVSYPLRYPAMATGRRGLTAVAALWGLSAAISVGPLFGWKEPDPEDETVCRITEEPGYALFSALGSFYIPLAIILAMYCRVYTVAKRETKTLRKGSKGEGVETDGVMLRIHRGNSAQTGKQEEGTPTHKRTSFSLPKLLKFSREEKAAKTLGIVVGCFILCWLPFFLVLPIGSIFPSCKPSETIFKITFWLGYLNSCINPIIYPCFSQEFKKAFHNVLHGHCLRTGMPAAKPQGHIPTHSSSPCPTSNTSALSAQNCITVNSWGCCRALSTSSSSVCGPDQAQSAQIQSKTLLKAWCLSASRTSVPQNPNSQRSTKVLRLSLGVTGEAV, encoded by the exons ATGTTTCCTGCTGAGAACATTAGTGTATTCTCCGCAGCGGATGGCTGTCCCAACTGCAGCTCCTCCACCCACCCAGAGGTGGATGTAGCCAAGGCGGTGGTTCTGGGGCTGGTGCTGGTGGTGTTTGTAGTGTTTGGGGTCCTTGGCAACATCCTGGTCATCCTGTCAGTGTTGTTCCACAACCACTGGCGCTCTGTGACACATTACTTCATCGCCAACCTGGCAGCAGCAGACCTGCTGCTCAGCGCCGCAGTCCTGCCCTTCTCCGCCACCTCGGAGGCTCTCGGGAGATGGGTGTTTGGCCGGTCCTTCTGCAGCGTCTGGGCTGCTCTGGATGTCCTCTGCTGCACCGCCTCGATCCTCAGCCTGTGTGTGATCTCCATCGACCGCTACCTGGCTGTCAGCTACCCTCTGCGCTACCCTGCCATGGCTACGGGGCGGCGAGGCCTGACAGCTGTAGCTGCTCTGTGGGGACTCTCTGCAGCAATATCCGTGGGCCCTCTGTTTGGCTGGAAGGAGCCCGACCCAGAAGATGAGACAGTGTGCCGAATCACGGAGGAGCCCGGCTACGCTTTGTTCTCAGCACTGGGATCTTTCTACATACCTCTGGCCATCATCCTGGCCATGTACTGCCGTGTGTATACCGTGGCAAAGAGAGAGACGAAAACCCTCCGGAAGGGCAGCAAGGGAGAAGGGGTTGAGACAGACGGGGTGATGCTGAGGATACACAGAGGGAACTCTGCTCAGACGGGGAAGCAGGAGGAGGGGACCCCAACACATAAACGCACATCCTTCTCCCTGCCGAAGCTGCTGAAGTTCTcgagagaagagaaggcagcTAAGACGCTCGGCATTGTTGTCGGGTGCTTCATTCTGTGCTGGCTCCCTTTTTTCCTGGTTTTACCCATTG GATCCATCTTCCCGTCCTGTAAGCCCTCTGAAACCATCTTTAAAATAACCTTCTGGCTGGGTTACCTCAATAGCTGCATCAACCCCATCATCTACCCGTGCTTCAGCCAGGAGTTCAAGAAAGCCTTCCACAACGTGCTCCATGGTCACTGCCTGAGAACCGGTATGCCGGCTGCCAAACCACAAGGACACATCCCCACCCACTCCTCCAGTCCTTGCCCCACGTCTAATACCTCTGCTCTCTCAGCCCAGAACTGCATCACTGTTAACTCGTGGGGCTGCTGCAGGGCGCTGTCAACCTCCTCGTCATCTGTCTGCGGTCCGGATCAGGCTCAAAGTGCACAAATCCAGAGCAAGACTCTGCTGAAGGCGTGGTGTCTCTCAGCGAGTCGAACGTCGGTACCACAGAACCCCAACAGTCAAAGATCAACCAAAGTGTTACGCCTGTCTCTCGGCGTCACAGGAGAGGCTGTTTGA
- the adra1ab gene encoding alpha-1A adrenergic receptor isoform X2, whose product MFPAENISVFSAADGCPNCSSSTHPEVDVAKAVVLGLVLVVFVVFGVLGNILVILSVLFHNHWRSVTHYFIANLAAADLLLSAAVLPFSATSEALGRWVFGRSFCSVWAALDVLCCTASILSLCVISIDRYLAVSYPLRYPAMATGRRGLTAVAALWGLSAAISVGPLFGWKEPDPEDETVCRITEEPGYALFSALGSFYIPLAIILAMYCRVYTVAKRETKTLRKGSKGEGVETDGVMLRIHRGNSAQTGKQEEGTPTHKRTSFSLPKLLKFSREEKAAKTLGIVVGCFILCWLPFFLVLPIGSIFPSCKPSETIFKITFWLGYLNSCINPIIYPCFSQEFKKAFHNVLHGHCLRTAQNCITVNSWGCCRALSTSSSSVCGPDQAQSAQIQSKTLLKAWCLSASRTSVPQNPNSQRSTKVLRLSLGVTGEAV is encoded by the exons ATGTTTCCTGCTGAGAACATTAGTGTATTCTCCGCAGCGGATGGCTGTCCCAACTGCAGCTCCTCCACCCACCCAGAGGTGGATGTAGCCAAGGCGGTGGTTCTGGGGCTGGTGCTGGTGGTGTTTGTAGTGTTTGGGGTCCTTGGCAACATCCTGGTCATCCTGTCAGTGTTGTTCCACAACCACTGGCGCTCTGTGACACATTACTTCATCGCCAACCTGGCAGCAGCAGACCTGCTGCTCAGCGCCGCAGTCCTGCCCTTCTCCGCCACCTCGGAGGCTCTCGGGAGATGGGTGTTTGGCCGGTCCTTCTGCAGCGTCTGGGCTGCTCTGGATGTCCTCTGCTGCACCGCCTCGATCCTCAGCCTGTGTGTGATCTCCATCGACCGCTACCTGGCTGTCAGCTACCCTCTGCGCTACCCTGCCATGGCTACGGGGCGGCGAGGCCTGACAGCTGTAGCTGCTCTGTGGGGACTCTCTGCAGCAATATCCGTGGGCCCTCTGTTTGGCTGGAAGGAGCCCGACCCAGAAGATGAGACAGTGTGCCGAATCACGGAGGAGCCCGGCTACGCTTTGTTCTCAGCACTGGGATCTTTCTACATACCTCTGGCCATCATCCTGGCCATGTACTGCCGTGTGTATACCGTGGCAAAGAGAGAGACGAAAACCCTCCGGAAGGGCAGCAAGGGAGAAGGGGTTGAGACAGACGGGGTGATGCTGAGGATACACAGAGGGAACTCTGCTCAGACGGGGAAGCAGGAGGAGGGGACCCCAACACATAAACGCACATCCTTCTCCCTGCCGAAGCTGCTGAAGTTCTcgagagaagagaaggcagcTAAGACGCTCGGCATTGTTGTCGGGTGCTTCATTCTGTGCTGGCTCCCTTTTTTCCTGGTTTTACCCATTG GATCCATCTTCCCGTCCTGTAAGCCCTCTGAAACCATCTTTAAAATAACCTTCTGGCTGGGTTACCTCAATAGCTGCATCAACCCCATCATCTACCCGTGCTTCAGCCAGGAGTTCAAGAAAGCCTTCCACAACGTGCTCCATGGTCACTGCCTGAGAACCG CCCAGAACTGCATCACTGTTAACTCGTGGGGCTGCTGCAGGGCGCTGTCAACCTCCTCGTCATCTGTCTGCGGTCCGGATCAGGCTCAAAGTGCACAAATCCAGAGCAAGACTCTGCTGAAGGCGTGGTGTCTCTCAGCGAGTCGAACGTCGGTACCACAGAACCCCAACAGTCAAAGATCAACCAAAGTGTTACGCCTGTCTCTCGGCGTCACAGGAGAGGCTGTTTGA